Proteins from a single region of Companilactobacillus farciminis KCTC 3681 = DSM 20184:
- a CDS encoding flavodoxin, with protein MAKLIIYFSLSNNTKEAAQKVQEITGADIYRLEAKNPYPEGYSKYSKIGMKEFEDDIHPEIKEDIPDFDKYDTIYLGYPTWGGKIPMIFHTLFEQYDFSNKKIVPFTTTGGSSASESLPSVKEIAKNAIVTDNFRYQFDDKKLKTFLNEI; from the coding sequence ATGGCAAAATTAATTATCTATTTTTCACTTTCTAACAATACTAAAGAAGCGGCTCAAAAGGTTCAAGAAATCACTGGAGCTGATATTTACCGTCTAGAAGCTAAGAATCCTTATCCAGAAGGATATTCCAAGTATTCTAAAATTGGGATGAAGGAATTTGAAGATGATATTCATCCGGAAATCAAAGAAGATATTCCTGATTTTGATAAGTATGACACGATTTATTTGGGATATCCGACATGGGGTGGAAAGATTCCGATGATCTTCCATACTTTATTTGAACAATACGACTTTTCAAATAAAAAAATCGTTCCTTTTACAACAACCGGTGGTTCAAGTGCTAGTGAATCTTTGCCTTCCGTAAAAGAGATAGCCAAAAATGCAATTGTGACAGATAATTTTAGATATCAATTTGACGATAAAAAACTAAAAACATTTTTAAATGAAATATAA